The genomic region CGGGGCCGAATCAAGCCCTCCCTCTTCCGAGGAGGAATCGTCCTCCGGCGAGCAGCATCAAAAACCCCAAGGTTGAGACACCCCACCAGGACAACGCCGGAACCTTCAGGGACTCTTCGAGAGGCGCCGGAACAAGGATCCAGCCGTCCCCTCCTGAATCCCATCCGTCGCCCCAAACCGACGGGTCCGGAGAACCCAGCGCATCGCCCCCGGGAACGTGCTCTCCCATCCCCCAACCCGCGCCCGGCTCGCCGTAATCGCTCATGAATGGAGGACCCCCACCGCCTTCCGGGAGCCAGAGGATCCAGCCCCCGCGGCTGATCGCCATCCGACCGAGGGCCCCATGGTATTCGAGCCGGATGAAGTATTCGGCGCCAGGCGCGAGCCACGAGTTCCGGTCCGCCGGGTCGTCCGCCTCGAGGAAAAGCGATCCCTTTTCCGGATCGATCCGCCATCCCCAACCGGACAGGGCAGCCGGCAGTTGGACCGAGTAGTGCCGGGGATCGAGATCCCTGAAACCGGTCAGTTCGATCTGGGAGCATCCATAGGTGGCGACCGGGTAGGCTGGATCCAGGGCGATGGAGCGCCCGTTGGGGATGAGGAGATATTCGATGCTGCAGCCGTCCTGGGGGAGTCTGCTCGCCATGACGGCGCTGCTCCGGCCGTGCGCGATGACCAAGACCACGAGCGAATTGCCGGCGTCCATATCGTCCGCGGCTTCTCTGAGGGCGCTCAGCAGATTGCTCTTGGTCCCCGCCCCTGACAGCCAGGGAGCCGCCTCCCCCGGGGGAGCATTCCCATCCGAGAAGAGGGTCGTAACGGCCTCCCCGGGCCAGCCGTAATCCTGCATGAGCAGCCCGCGGCCGGCAGCGATGGTATAGTCCCAGCTTGTGCGATAATAAGGATTGTCGGTGGGCATTCCGCTGAAAAGGATCGCCCGGTCCCCCGTCTTGTAGCGCAGGTCGCCGCCGCCGGCTCCACCCGTGGAAGCGAACTGCGGGAACTCGACGCCTCCCCAGGACCATGTCTGCCCCTCGGTTACCCGCAGCGTATCCTTTGCGAGGCCAAAGGCCTCTTCAAAGGTGGGAGGCGATCCTGTCCCGTCCCATTCGAAGGCATCGAGGTAGTCATCATGAAAGGCCCGCTCGTCCGAAACACCTGTCAGAAAATCGCACATCGAAAGACCGAACCCATGCCAGAGATTGGCCGTCACGACAACGGCCCGGTCCAACTGCACCAGGTCGTCGACGAATCCTCCCGAAAAACAGCTGCCGGTCGAAAACATCAAAACGCCCCTCAACCCCGCCACGGCGGCATGGACCTCGCTGTCCCAGATCATGACCTGCTGGTAATCGCGGAAAGCGCTGGGCTGATTCACACCGTAATCGTTGTACATAGCCGACGCGTCTGACCCGAATGCCGAAAATAGACACGCCGCCGCCAATGACCACACCACCCGCCCTCTCCTCATGCGCTCCCTCCCGCTGGCGTCCCTTCCCACTTCAAGGCCGCCCCTTCCCGGACCGGCCTCCAAAGAAACAACACCATCATCGCACCTGTAAACGTTTCGTAACAGTGTCCATCCGGAAATGGTTTCCCTATAGAACCCGGTTTCCAATCCGGAAATGTGTATTTCTCTTCACACGCTGCGCGTGCTCAGTCCCACCGCTTCGCGGCGGGTCCCTGTTTGGCCAATATCAAGGAAATCAAGCGCTTGCGTGGAGGCGACCTGGTGGTCGCCGCACAAGCAAACGTGCAGGTTGACGCCGAGCTTGCCCAAAAAGACCATTTCCGGATGGAAACCAATTAGAATCTGACCCTGTAGCCATTCGTCAAACGGATGGGGGCCGTCGTCCAAATACATTCACGAATGCGGAAACCTGATCTACATCTTCAGCGTACTCATAGTAAAAAGAGGGAAGAAAAGGAAGCACTAAAGATTCGTAGGGATATTAAGCGACGCGCAGAGTACCCTTCAGCAATATCACGGTGCAGGGTTGTCTGCGCGAACCCATGTCGGTCGATGGTTGTGAAACTAGGGCTACCGATGTCGTCTAGAATGGGAAGTTTTTAGCGGAGCTGACCGATGAGTGCTTGGATGGGGCTGCCGGGCGGTCGATTCGAGCCTCTGCGGCCCGTAATAAAACAGGAATCGGCCGCCATGCAGATTCATGAATGGGGAAAGGTAAAAGGCGCCTCCAACTCCTCGGCGGATCGCCCGCGGGCAATCCTGCTGATGGTGGAAGGATGGACGCATGCATGCTTCGCGATTTCTTTCAGACTGTAGCCGAACTCCCAGCGAGCCCGTGCAATGGCCTTGTTCCGGCGCTCTTTGTCTACCGGACCATGCGGGGCAAAGAGTGCCTCAAGACTCGGCCGTCTGCCCGAACCGTTGAACTTAACTGCCCGTTGCAGCCCGACTCCACTCCTCAACATCCGTCTCACAGCGCTGACGAAATGCTCGCAGCCCAGGATGCAGCGGTCTTTCAGGTCTTCTGATGGAAAGCGGGTCCCAATGCCATTCTGAACATAGAGCGCATAGCGGCGCATTGCCTCCCGGTCGTCGCCCCCGAAATGGAGCAGGACCCAGTCCATATCACAAATCTTCGGCGCAGGACCATCCCTGCCTTCCACTATGAAACTGCTCCAGGGGTATTCCTCGGGCCTTTTCACGAACCCTCTCCTTACCGGACTCAATACGACATACCGGCAGAGTTCGAGAAGATACCTCTTCTTCTCGATCAGAATCGATTGGTAGCGATGATGAAACAAAGGGCCTTTACGCCCGTGTCGGCGGTTGAATTGCTGGGTATACACGCCGTTCAGCTGGCGCATGCCCCTTGAGAGGTTCCCTTTGGGCGTTTCGGCAACTATCTGGTATTGATCGTCCATCAAAGACCAAGCATAGCACTTCCACCGGTACAACAACACGACGTCTTTGAGGATCAGGAGGAAGGTTTCGAAATCGCCATCTTCCTCAAAGATGCTCTGCCGTTCTTCTCTTTTGGAGCAGATATAATAGCAAGCCCCCGGATACTCTATTCTCGAGGCCCGTCCCATCACCCCTCCAAGCCGACCGCGGGCAAGCCTCAGGACTCCCGGTAGAATTTGCGCGCAAGGCTGTTCACTATCTGCTGCGACATAGCGCTGATACCCGAAAGGCTGTAGCTCCCGGTCCTCGATTCAGCGCTGATGATCACACCGCTTTCCACCTCTATGATTCTCGCGTCCAGACTGATCTCGTTGTTCATCAAGGCCGCGCTTCCCACGATGATGGCGTCGGCGTTGTATATCTTTCCGATCTCGATGGCCTTCGACGTATCGATGATCCCGGTCTGACCGAGTTCGAGTTCGCTCACCACTTTGGTCAATTGCTCGCGCTCGATGGTCTTGAAGGCATCGGAATTCACCAGGGCGGTGGTGATCTTCTCACAAATCATCTTCCCGAGGTTGACTTCAGCAGCTTCGGGCGTCGTGTTGGAAAAATCCAGCACCGCGATCGAGATTTTCTCCCCTTTCACCTCCGGGAGCTCCACGGTGACAGCGGTCGGAGCGGAAATCGTCGTTTCCTGACCTTCCACCTGGACAAGCGGACTGTACATCCAGCCCTTGGTTCCATCGGGCAGCTCGAGGTAGTACCATCGGTCCTTCTTTCCGAGCAGCCTCAGTCTGTCGCCGGGCGAGGCCTGTGAGAGCTTCGCGCAGCTGGTACTCGCGCCGCTCCTTACATTCACGACCTTTTTCACCCGCCCGAACCCCTTGATCTCTTCGTCGGGAATATCCGAACAGAAACGCTCCGAAGAGCCCGATTTCGCGGCGGCGGCAGAACGTGGGGCAGGCAGGTAGACAGCAGCCGGTTTGTTGTGTTCGACCTGCAAGCTGCATAGCTTATTGACCTCGTTATCGACAAGATAGGTGACCTTTACGTAATCCCCTGTACGAGGCAGTTCATCCCCGAGAAATTTCGTGAGGGGATCCGATTCGAACCGCTTCGTCCCGCTTCCGTCTGCGGAGCGGATCTCTACATACCCCGTGTTGAACAGTTTTTCGATCTGATAGGATGTGACTCGTCCTTCAAAGGAATGGGCCCCCTGCCGGGCAATCAGCTTGTTCGCAACGCAGCCGCAAGCAAACGACAGAAGCGCCGCGAACACCACCACGAAAAGCGATACCGCCAAAGGCCGGCCTCTGAACACCTGCCTATCCCGGCAGCCTCCGGCCTCTCCGCTTTGAAACGCCATAATCTCCTCTTTCCCTTCCCCAAATGCTTTACAGATCCATCAACGCCTTCCCGGCATCCGGGTTGGCCTTTACCACCTTTTGCTTCAATTCCTCACTCTTGACGACCTCGCGCAGACGCTCGGGGGGGGCATCCGCCACAAGCTGCAAAGGAGCCCCTTCTTCGAGAACCTCCTCGAACGGTTGCCGAAGGTTCGAAGAATCGAATGCTATCCGGAGGATATCCCCATGCTCCTCAGTGATGTGAAAAGCGTCCTTGCCGAACTTACGGTTCAAGGGTCCAAGAACCGCATCCTCCACAATATTCGAAAAATGCTCCCTGCCGCCCGCAAACTCGACGTCGAAGACCGTTTCGCCTCCCGCCAGGAATTCCTTGAAATTCACGTTCAACACGGCGCGCACCCCGATAAGCTCCTTTTTTAACATCTTTGCGAGGCTTCGGTCTTCAAAGCCGCTCACGATCATGAGGATCTCGTGGGAGGGCCGCATGATGTGGCTCTTGAAAAGGTCCTTGGAAAAGAACTCCCCAATCTGCTTTCCCACCTTCAGGACGGCCTCGTCCTCGTTGTTGTACATGACGCCCTGCGGAGGCTGAAAATTTCGGGCGAAGAGCATCTGCGAGGTGTGGTTGTCGACCGCCTCGAGCGACCAGGCGGTCAAGAGCGTGGTCTGCACATCGATTCCGGCGATGTTGATTTTGGGAGACTTTCTGAGATTCACCATCCCCATGACGGAGATGTCGCTCGCCTTGCGAATGAATGTCGAGGCCAGCTGGCCGGGGTATCCCTGGGAGATCATCATTTTGATGCGGGCGTCCTTTTCTTCGAGCGCCTTCTTCTCCGAGATCACCCGGTACCCGAAACGCATCAGCGCACCGGTGATCTCGGTGTTGCACGTATGGCATTCCTGCCGTTCGCCGCTCTCCGGAGACTCCACCAGGATGCCAACGCTGACCACTGGGTTGCCCCTCTCCTTGATCAGAAAGGAGCGCTCCTCCCCGGACAGCTGATTAACACTCTCGCTCAACGGCTTCGCGAATATCTCCGCCTTGATCCAAACGTGGTAGAACCCATCCGCCTGGACGCCACCATTCACGACTTTCAGAACGGATTTGATCAAACCGTCGCTTTTGGAGATCAGACGATCCGAAACCAGGGCATAGTTTTCGACAACCGTACGGCTGCTGACAAAGCATCCGACAGCCTTTTCCACAGCTTGGCCCTTGGCGTCACGAAGCGCCTCATCGTAGGCTATGCTCTGATCGCGATAGAAGTTTGGATCCGCAAGGCCTTCGGCGGAAACCACGATCGTGGGGACGTGGTCCGCACCGGCTTGGGCAGAACAGGCTAAAAGTAGCGTGACCGCACTCAATACGCTAAAGATCTTCCAGATTCGATGCATCCTGGACCTTCTCTCCTGCACCGGGCACGAGTGTCGAGGGCGGCGGTTCAACCCCTTCGCCACCCAGGCCGACCATAGGCGAGGGACCTCCCGGACCCTTCAGAATGCGGCCGCAGAAATCCTTTTTCACTTTTCCAGCAATCTCCTCCGATCGTTTTTCCAGGTAGAGGATCACCGCTGAGCCCTCATCCAAACCGGCCGTCCGGTCCGTCAGTCTGAAGACTGAGAGAACGGCCCCCGAATCCCTCGCAACCATCCGGTACGACATCCCGACGGAGACACTCTGGAGATTGGTCTTAAGATGGTTGACCGCCCTTGAGCTGACCCCGACCTTCACCATCATCAGCAGGTCCGCATTCAACGCATCGGCAGCCTGCAGTGCAGCCACCTTGTCACCAGAAAAAAGAAGCTGCCGCTGCGCGTCGCTGATCGCGCTCTGCACAACGTTCGTATCAATGATCCCAAAGCCGATCTCATAAAGGATATCTTCGATCAACCCCTGAACCTGGCTCTCCAAATCGCCACCGGAATCGGAGTTGACCATGACAGCCACTTTGGACGCCTGCGCAGCGGTCGCACATGCATCGGTCCACGGAATCTCCTCCGACGCTCCGCCGGCGCGGAGTGAAACGACCAAGACACCAAGCATGCAGCCGCACAACCGGGAAAGAAGAAGGGGCAGCCGTGATCTCTGCATTCCTTGTTGCGCGCTTCCCAATCTGAACACCATGCTCCGCCGGGACCTCTCAGTTCCGGCAGGCGCCCGCCGCTGCAAACGCCTGCCGGTACGGGTTTTTATCTGCTCGCTCCCCCCTCGTGTCTTTCAGGGGGAGGCGGCGGCGCCACAGGCTCACCGACCTTCTGGCCGCCGACCGGAACAGGCAGCGACTGGACTGTGGTCCGTGGGGTGGCCGGCGCGGCAACCATCTCTCCGCTTTCTCCCTGCTCGGGTCGAGCCAACTCGTCCGTCTGGGCTCCCCTGCCTTCCACCTCGATGATGTTCGGCCCCTCGTATACGATCCGCTGCCCAAGGATGTCCTTGACTTTGCGCAGATCCAGCTGAAGCTTCACAAAGGCGTTCCCGCTTTCGTCCCATCCCCACCCCCTGTCCTTGTCATTGATGCCGGGATTCGGAATGCTTGCCCCGTAGACAGCTGCACAGACCTCGGAGTGGTTGATATCCTTGGTGAGAATAAAATTTTCCATTTCGCTGTAACTGGAGATCTTTTCCCCGACCAGGGTCTCCGCCATCTCATCATAGGCATTCAAAAGCGCGGCGCGCAGCGCCATAAGGGGGGGCCGCGATTCCGGGGTCATCGTCCCGAAGCCCATGCCTTGAACCACCACATTGTCATAGCGTTTCATGTCGCCCACAACCGTCTTGACATCCCCGAGCTTCACCGATCCGAATGCGAAGGCGACATCCTTCTGAGGATCGTAGAGCACCTTCTCCACCGCTATTCCTTTCACCAAGGCGTCCGCCCTTTCCTTCACCTGGTATTTCGCTTCTTCGGTAAGGCCCATCTGGCTCTTGCTCATGACGTTATACCCCACGACGGACTCCATCAGATTCCGTTTCAGGTCTTCTTTCGCCATCTTCTCACTCATGAGCTGCCTGTTTCCCGCCGAGGCGGACGTCCACAAGAAAACAGAAAACATGGTCACGCAAGCAAGAACGAAGATCCCTCTAGCCCCATTCCTTGTCATAATTCTCCTCCAAGAATGCTTCTGTCGTTGCCGTTATCAGCCCCTGTCGTTCCACACCTCAGAGCGACCGCGAACCGCTCCTAAAACTTCCTCGGATCGATCGCAGCTCCACCGCCCTGAAACGTCTTTTCTTTTTTGGGAAGAGGCGCCGCCTGGGGCTTCCTGTATTTTCTATTGCAGTCATCCGTGGCAAGTTTGAGACCGTCCTTGGCAGCCACATAGGCTGGATCCAGCTGCAGCGCACGCTGGTATTCCGCCATCGCTCCCTTGCAGTCCCCGTCCGTTCTCAAGATCTCACCCAGACAGAAATACACCTTGGGCAGAATACTCCCCAGGCTCTTCGCGGCCTCCAGCTGCTCCCGCGCCTGAGAATACTTTTGGAGGTCGTAATAGAGCACACCCAGGGCTTCCCGAGCCTTCAGATATTGGCTGTCAAGCTTGATGCATTCCTTGTAGGAGGATATCGCATCGTCCCAAACCTGTTTTTTCTCGTAGCACTGCCCCAGGTAGAAATAGGCGTCTATGTAAGAGGGATTCTCCGCGGTCGCCATTCTGAACTCCCTTATGGCGTAATCATAATTTGCAGCCTTGAAATACCGCATCCCCTGGTTGAAATAGTCCTCGGCCGTAGGCTCAGGCGCCGGCGGGGGCGCGCTCTGACACGAACACAATAACAACAAGGCCACTAGCACAACCAAAGACAGACCCACCTTCTTTTTGTCCCTTGCCTTCATCAGACGACCTCCTTGCTTGAATGATCCCTTTCGTTCATAACCAACGGCCGAAAAACATAAACCAACGAAAAACCAAAAAAACTAATCACACAGATCCGCCCAAAGCGGTTGCAGGTGGATCCTAATTAAGATGTGAACATCTATTCTCTTCGAGAAGCATGATGCTGGAGAAAAATATAGAAATCCTGATTTTTCAAGCAAATACAAGCGTGCTGCGCTTCCGTTGGGTTCATTCTTTCACGCTGAAAAGAGAAATAAATTATTTTACATGCTTATCTATGTACGAAGGATGAACATATAGACTTAGCGAATATGAGTTTGAATCGTTCAGGCTTTGGACGATAGGATCAAGGAAGGTTTATGTCAAGCAAAAAAATTATTTTAGCTTATCATTCGGTGCCAGGTTTTGCATTATGATACACACAATCCGTTTTGCTAACGTCGAAGTAGCATATTGATACATTCCAGAAATCAAAAGATAGCATACGCATAACGAGATATCTATCATCCGAAGAGATTTATGAGTGCCGGGTCTTGCATTATGCCATCTTTCTCGGTTCGCCTCTCACCGCCATTTTGTGCCTTTCAACCCGGCGTCGACTGCCGCCCTTTTTCAAGTCAAATATTCATCTCGAGGCACTCCCCCAGGTGGCCCGCATCGAGGTCGTCGAGCCCGAGTGGCGGCTGCCGTATCCAAAATCCCATATAAGTCTGTTCACCTCCGGGTTATCGGGTGCCAACAGTGTCCATCCGGAAATGGTCTTTTTGGCCAATCTCGGCGTCAATCTGCACGTTTGCTTGTGCGGGCACCTACAGGTCGCCTCCGCACAAGCGCTTGATTTCCTTGATATTGGCAAAAATCCTCATTTCCGGATTGGAAACTCGGTTCTACCGGGAAATCATTTCCGGATGGACACCAATTAATGGCTCTGGATGATCTGATGGTGGGAGAGAGAATATGTGGTTGCCCGTCCGAATGATCGACTAGACAAGTCTTTTGAGTGGGGTAAATTTATTTTGCGCTCCTCGCGCAGGGGAAGGAGGCGGTGCCTCTCGCGAAAAAGCTTTAAGATCACTTGCTCAGCCGATATCGTCTCCAGGCTTCGTCGCCGCTACCTCTTTCGGAGCCTGTCCAATTTCACCATTCTCCTCCAAACCGACAGCACCCCCGACTCCTGCCCGCCGCCCGAGGGCAAATAGCCTTTCGAGCCGCCGCTCTCAAAGGCCTCTTGCGTGTCGATCCCCGAATGGCAGTAATCCGCCAAGACATCCCGCTGCACACTCGCATTCGACACCGTGTATAAAGGCTTCCACCCTGTCAAAGGGGCCAAACCCACAGGAGCATCGGCACGCCGATGCAGACCACCAGGATATCGGTCGGCAGCCCCATCCG from Desulfatiglans anilini DSM 4660 harbors:
- a CDS encoding tetratricopeptide repeat protein; amino-acid sequence: MKARDKKKVGLSLVVLVALLLLCSCQSAPPPAPEPTAEDYFNQGMRYFKAANYDYAIREFRMATAENPSYIDAYFYLGQCYEKKQVWDDAISSYKECIKLDSQYLKAREALGVLYYDLQKYSQAREQLEAAKSLGSILPKVYFCLGEILRTDGDCKGAMAEYQRALQLDPAYVAAKDGLKLATDDCNRKYRKPQAAPLPKKEKTFQGGGAAIDPRKF
- a CDS encoding FlgO family outer membrane protein; this translates as MAFQSGEAGGCRDRQVFRGRPLAVSLFVVVFAALLSFACGCVANKLIARQGAHSFEGRVTSYQIEKLFNTGYVEIRSADGSGTKRFESDPLTKFLGDELPRTGDYVKVTYLVDNEVNKLCSLQVEHNKPAAVYLPAPRSAAAAKSGSSERFCSDIPDEEIKGFGRVKKVVNVRSGASTSCAKLSQASPGDRLRLLGKKDRWYYLELPDGTKGWMYSPLVQVEGQETTISAPTAVTVELPEVKGEKISIAVLDFSNTTPEAAEVNLGKMICEKITTALVNSDAFKTIEREQLTKVVSELELGQTGIIDTSKAIEIGKIYNADAIIVGSAALMNNEISLDARIIEVESGVIISAESRTGSYSLSGISAMSQQIVNSLARKFYRES
- a CDS encoding helix-turn-helix domain-containing protein, producing MGRASRIEYPGACYYICSKREERQSIFEEDGDFETFLLILKDVVLLYRWKCYAWSLMDDQYQIVAETPKGNLSRGMRQLNGVYTQQFNRRHGRKGPLFHHRYQSILIEKKRYLLELCRYVVLSPVRRGFVKRPEEYPWSSFIVEGRDGPAPKICDMDWVLLHFGGDDREAMRRYALYVQNGIGTRFPSEDLKDRCILGCEHFVSAVRRMLRSGVGLQRAVKFNGSGRRPSLEALFAPHGPVDKERRNKAIARARWEFGYSLKEIAKHACVHPSTISRIARGRSAEELEAPFTFPHS